The nucleotide sequence CCGTGGTGCGCGGTGACCAGAACGACCCGGCCCAGCTCGACGCGCTGGCCAAGGAGCACGGCCCGTTCGACATCGTGATCGACGACGGCAGCCACATCAACGAACACGTGCTCACGTCGTTCCGGGCGCTGTTCCCGCACGTGCGCACCGGGGGCTTCTACGTGATCGAGGACCTGTGGACCTCGTACCTGCCGGGCTACGGCGGTGACGACCGCGACTTCGGGGTGCCCACGACGATGCTCGGGTTGCTGAAGACGCTGCTGGACGACCTGCACCACCAGGAGCGGGACACCGACGGCGAGCCGTCGGCGAGCGAGGCCGGGCTGGTCGGCATGCACGTCTACCACAACATCGCGTTCCTGGAGAAGGGCCGCAACGCCGAAGGCGGCATCCCGCGGTGGATGCCCCGCGCTCCGCACTGGTGATCCCCGGTGTTCCCCTCGCCGCACGGCGAGGGGAACACCGGCGTCAGGTCAGGACCGGCGCCGCCAGGTAGCGGTCGAGGACGCGCTCGTAGTACGTCGGGCCGAGGCCGAAGCGGGTCACCACGTCGGGGATCAGCCGGGTCAGCTTCGCCAGCGAGACCGGCACCGCCGAGGTCGTCCGCGGCGGCTGCGGACAGTACTCGCGTTCGACGCACCGGCCGAGCCGGTTTTCGATGTGCCGGATGATGTCGTCGATCGGCACCGCCACCCCGGACCCGAGGTTGACCACCTGCCCGGTCACCCCGCGCGCCAGCAGGATGTCGATCATCGAGATCGCGTGCTCGACGTCGAGCAGATCCCGGTGCGCGCGCTCGTAGACGCGCACCCGGCCCGACCGCACCTGGGCCACCAGCGACGGCAGCAGCTGGTGGGCCCGCTGGTTGTGGCCGACCAGGTTGGTCATCCGCAGGATCAGGTGCTCCACCCCGGAGCTGGCGACCACGGCCTCCATCGCCAGCTTGTGCCGGCCGTAGGCGAGCGGCGGGAAGACCACGTCGTCCTCGCGGGTCGGGCAGTCGGCCGCGCCGTACATCGCGCCCGACGCCGTCGACAGGTACACCAGCCGCTCGCCGGTGCGGCGGCAGCGGCGGAGGGTGTCGTACAACCCCGCCGCGTCCTTGCCGTAGTCGTCCGGTGAGGTCACGGTCGTGGTCGCGACCCCGGTGGCGAGGATGACCGTGCGCGGATGGTCGATGCCGTGCTCGTGCAGGTTCTTGGCCATGAAACCGCGTCCGATGATCTCCACGGTGCTCCTCTCGGTCCGGGCCGGCCCAGCCCGGATCGTCGGGCGGCGGACTCGAAGGCCCGTCCAATGCGGCTCACGCGGTTTGTCCTTCGAACGGAGGACACCGCGGATCGATCGTTCGCACCTCGCCCGGTGCGAACCGGGGTGGCTAGGCTGGCCGCCATGCTGAAGGACACCGTGATCAGGACGCGCGGCCTGCGGAAGAAGTACCGGGACGCCGTAGCGCTCGACGTCGTGGATCTCGATGTCGAACAGGGCGAGATCTTCGCGTTGCTCGGCCCGAACGGCGCCGGCAAGACGACGCTGACCGAGATCCTCGAGGGCTTCCGCGACCGGGACGCCGGGGAGATCGACGTGCTCGGCGAGGATCCCGGCAAGGCGAGCCTCGCCTGGCGCACGCGGGTGGGCGTGGTCCTGCAGAACTCGCAGGACTACGCGCAGCTGACGGTGCTCGAGGTGCTCACGCACTTCGCGTCGTTCTACCCGGACGCGCGGCGCCCGGCCGAGCTGGTCGACGCGGTCGGGCTGAGCGGCCACGAGCACAAGCGGGCCGTGCAGCTCTCCGGCGGCCAGCGGCGGCGGCTCGACGTGGCGCTCGGCCTGGTCGGCCGTCCGGAGCTGCTCTTCCTCGACGAGCCGACCACCGGCTTCGACCCCGAGGTGCGGCGGCAGTTCTGGGACCTGGTGGCGGGTCTGCGCGAAGAGGGCACCACGATCCTGCTGACCACGCACTACCTCGACGAAGCCGAGCACCTGGCCGACCGGGTCGGGGTGCTGAGCAAGGGCGCGATCGTGGACGTCGACACGCCGGCGCGCCTCGGCGGACGGCACCTGCTCGAGGCGGTCGTGTCCTGGACCGACGCCGACGGTCCGCACGAGGTGCGGAGCCCGAACCCGACGCGGACCGTGCTGGAGCTGGCCGCGCGGTTCGGCGACGACATCCCCGGCCTCGCCGTCCGGCGGCCGACCCTCGAAGACGTCTACCTGAGCATGATCGGAGCAGCCGGTGACTGAGACGAAAGCCGCGGACCGGGCGGTCCGGCTCCCCGTGCCCGCGTGGCGGATCGGGCTGGCGCGCGGCTCGCTGGAGATCAAGCAGTTCTTCCGCGAGAAGGGCCAGGTGATCTTCACCTTCGCCCTGCCGGTGATCATGCTGGTGCTGCTGGCGAGCATCTTCCGGGGCCGGATCGGCGACACCGGCGTGGACGCCCAGCAGATCTACGTCACCGGGATGCTCGGAGTCGGCATCCTGTCGACCTCGTTCCAGAGCATGGTGCTCCAGGTGGCGGGCGAGCGCGCGAACGGCACGCTGAAGCGGCTGCGCGGCACGCCGATGCCGCGCAGCGCCTACTTCGTGGGCAAGATCGCGGTCGTGCTGGTGTCCAGCCTCGGCCAGGCGGTGGTGCTGCTCGGGGTCGGCACCCTCTTCTTCGGCCTGCACCTGCCGTCCGATGCGGCGCACTGGCTGACGTTCCTGTGGGTCTACGTGCTCGGCATCGTCGCGTGCACGCTGCTCGGCCTCGCCTATTCGAGCGTGGTGCCCGCCGCGAGCGCGGGCGCGATGGTGTTCCTGCCGGTGATCACCCTGCAGTTCATCTCCGGCGTGTTCATCCCGTTCAACCAGCTGCCCGACGTGCTGCAGAAGATCGCCGCGGTGTTCCCGCTCAAGTGGCTCTGCCAGGGCATGCGCTCGGTGTTCCTGCCGGACGCCTTCCAGCAGTACGAGCCCGGGATGTCCTGGGGGCACGGGCGGGTCGCGCTGGTGCTCGCCGGGTACGGCGTGCTTGGGTTGGTCCTGTGCCTGACGACGTTCCGCTGGAAGGGTCGCGACGACGGGTGAAGGCTCCGGTGACATCCGCGGAGAAGGACGCCAGCGGGCAGGGCTGGCTGCTGCGGATCCTGCTGGGGTGGCACGCGTCCTTCGCGCTGATGGGGGTCGTGCTCGTCGTGCTCGCCGCGTTCGAGCGCGACCCCTGGTTCGTCTACGCCGTGGTCGCGCTCATCGGCGTCGCCTACGCCGTGGTGGGCGCGCCCGCGCTGGGCGGCACGGCGCCGGCCGGGTACGGCTGGCTCTTCCTCGCGCTGGCTTTCGCCGGGACGCTGGGGATGGTGGCCGTCGACGGGCTGATGTCGATCGCCTTGTACGTGCTCCTGCCCGCGGCGTTCGCCTTGCTGCAGCCCATCCGGATCGCGGTGTGGGCCTGCCTCGCCGTCACCCTGGCGAGTGATGTCCTGATCCTCGGCCGGCGCGGCTGGACGCCGGGCGCGGTTTCCGACGTTGCCGTGCAGACCGCGACCGTGTGGCTGTTCGCACTGCTCGTGGGCTTCTTCGTGACCCAGCTGCTCACCGAGAACCGGCGGCGGGGGGAGCTGATCGCCGAGCTGGAGAACGTCCGCAGTGAACTGACCGAGTCCTACCACGAGGCGGGCGTCCAGTCCGAACGCTACCGGCTCGCGCAGGAGATCCACGACACGGTCGGGCAGGGCCTGACCAGCCTGCTGATGCTGATCCGCGCGGCCGACGCGGCCATCCCCGCCGACCCGGAGCGGGCGCACGAACGGCTCGCGCTGGCGCAGAAGACGGCGACGGAAAACCTGGCCGAAGTGCGCGCCGTGATCAGCGCGTCCGGGCCCGCCGGGCTGAGCGCGTCGCCGCTCGACGTGGCGATCGGCAAGGTCGTCGCCCGGCTGGGGCAGGAGCTGGGCATCGAAGCGAGCGCGGAAGTGCTCGGCGAGCCGCGGGCGCCGTCCACCGACGTCCAGGTGGTGCTGCTGCGCGCGGTGCAGGAGGCGCTGGCCAACGTGCGCAAGCACGCCCACGCCACCCGCGTGCGCGTGCGGGTCCGCTACCACGCCCGGTCGGTGCAGCTGGAGGTCGCCGACAACGGCCGCGGCTTCGTGACCGGCGGTCCTTCGG is from Amycolatopsis mediterranei and encodes:
- a CDS encoding ABC transporter permease; translation: MTETKAADRAVRLPVPAWRIGLARGSLEIKQFFREKGQVIFTFALPVIMLVLLASIFRGRIGDTGVDAQQIYVTGMLGVGILSTSFQSMVLQVAGERANGTLKRLRGTPMPRSAYFVGKIAVVLVSSLGQAVVLLGVGTLFFGLHLPSDAAHWLTFLWVYVLGIVACTLLGLAYSSVVPAASAGAMVFLPVITLQFISGVFIPFNQLPDVLQKIAAVFPLKWLCQGMRSVFLPDAFQQYEPGMSWGHGRVALVLAGYGVLGLVLCLTTFRWKGRDDG
- a CDS encoding ABC transporter ATP-binding protein, producing the protein MLKDTVIRTRGLRKKYRDAVALDVVDLDVEQGEIFALLGPNGAGKTTLTEILEGFRDRDAGEIDVLGEDPGKASLAWRTRVGVVLQNSQDYAQLTVLEVLTHFASFYPDARRPAELVDAVGLSGHEHKRAVQLSGGQRRRLDVALGLVGRPELLFLDEPTTGFDPEVRRQFWDLVAGLREEGTTILLTTHYLDEAEHLADRVGVLSKGAIVDVDTPARLGGRHLLEAVVSWTDADGPHEVRSPNPTRTVLELAARFGDDIPGLAVRRPTLEDVYLSMIGAAGD
- a CDS encoding sensor histidine kinase; translated protein: MTSAEKDASGQGWLLRILLGWHASFALMGVVLVVLAAFERDPWFVYAVVALIGVAYAVVGAPALGGTAPAGYGWLFLALAFAGTLGMVAVDGLMSIALYVLLPAAFALLQPIRIAVWACLAVTLASDVLILGRRGWTPGAVSDVAVQTATVWLFALLVGFFVTQLLTENRRRGELIAELENVRSELTESYHEAGVQSERYRLAQEIHDTVGQGLTSLLMLIRAADAAIPADPERAHERLALAQKTATENLAEVRAVISASGPAGLSASPLDVAIGKVVARLGQELGIEASAEVLGEPRAPSTDVQVVLLRAVQEALANVRKHAHATRVRVRVRYHARSVQLEVADNGRGFVTGGPSGFGLAGMRARVEQVSGMMTVSSTPGSGTTIKIEVSC
- a CDS encoding NAD-dependent epimerase/dehydratase family protein — encoded protein: MEIIGRGFMAKNLHEHGIDHPRTVILATGVATTTVTSPDDYGKDAAGLYDTLRRCRRTGERLVYLSTASGAMYGAADCPTREDDVVFPPLAYGRHKLAMEAVVASSGVEHLILRMTNLVGHNQRAHQLLPSLVAQVRSGRVRVYERAHRDLLDVEHAISMIDILLARGVTGQVVNLGSGVAVPIDDIIRHIENRLGRCVEREYCPQPPRTTSAVPVSLAKLTRLIPDVVTRFGLGPTYYERVLDRYLAAPVLT